A stretch of the Streptococcus suis genome encodes the following:
- the secE gene encoding preprotein translocase subunit SecE, with product MKFVSDIFSILKETAWPTGKQSWKDFASVIQYSAFFVALIYLFDLILSKGIMSLINLF from the coding sequence ATGAAATTCGTTTCAGATATTTTTAGCATTTTAAAAGAGACTGCTTGGCCTACTGGAAAACAAAGCTGGAAAGACTTTGCTTCGGTGATTCAGTATTCCGCATTCTTTGTTGCACTCATTTACCTATTTGACCTTATTTTGTCAAAAGGAATTATGAGTTTAATTAATCTTTTCTAG
- a CDS encoding DUF4767 domain-containing protein: MKRNSIVSGFVVMVLASMLTACGSQKQEAVSSSKATTSSSSTNTSSSTSTTTTFSSTSSSQSGLWDAGKAEALRSFVVDQWGPSFSPPQYYVSYSPNRTGNLFGVTLPSGVLSGPGQQMIPDLLGETHELVWSENGQVEVGQTAVVGIYSDIENTKYPSAYLYLFTIKDGRVVVWITEQKQGNPEKRLYFRPTKNQELQAFFENLVLGGSSTVATETSSVTATNTSVDTKNLTIEQAANWAKAHAATRYGVPFTKDDFLSHVVTNVQSSDGLVYIEVREDHSSPNMKGTDPNVAPAAGFYRINANGQLEKMDVVAGTYAVVAETYFE; encoded by the coding sequence ATGAAACGGAATTCGATTGTGTCAGGTTTTGTTGTGATGGTTCTTGCAAGTATGTTAACAGCTTGTGGTAGTCAGAAGCAGGAAGCGGTGTCTTCATCTAAAGCGACGACTAGCTCTAGCTCGACAAATACCAGTTCAAGTACATCAACCACAACTACCTTTAGCTCTACATCAAGTAGTCAGTCCGGTCTGTGGGATGCTGGCAAGGCAGAGGCATTGAGGAGTTTTGTGGTTGACCAGTGGGGACCATCTTTCTCGCCTCCCCAATATTATGTATCCTATAGCCCAAATCGTACGGGAAACCTTTTTGGTGTGACCTTGCCGTCTGGAGTTTTGAGTGGTCCAGGTCAGCAAATGATACCTGATTTACTGGGAGAAACACATGAACTTGTTTGGAGTGAAAATGGTCAAGTTGAAGTAGGGCAGACAGCCGTTGTAGGCATTTATTCGGATATTGAGAACACCAAATACCCAAGTGCCTACCTCTATCTCTTTACGATCAAAGATGGTCGGGTTGTTGTTTGGATTACTGAGCAAAAACAGGGCAATCCAGAAAAACGACTTTATTTCCGACCAACTAAGAACCAGGAATTACAAGCTTTCTTTGAAAACTTGGTCCTCGGTGGAAGTTCAACAGTAGCAACTGAAACCAGTTCTGTGACTGCCACCAATACTTCTGTAGACACCAAGAATTTGACAATCGAACAGGCTGCCAACTGGGCCAAGGCGCATGCGGCTACAAGATATGGCGTACCTTTTACGAAAGATGATTTTCTATCACACGTGGTTACAAATGTTCAGTCATCCGATGGATTGGTTTACATTGAGGTTAGAGAAGACCACAGCAGTCCAAATATGAAGGGGACTGATCCTAATGTAGCCCCAGCAGCAGGTTTTTACAGGATCAATGCTAACGGTCAGCTAGAAAAAATGGATGTTGTTGCAGGGACCTATGCGGTGGTTGCCGAAACCTACTTTGAATAA
- a CDS encoding CtsR family transcriptional regulator, with the protein MAMKNTSDYIEEHIKAILDQVSVAELRRSELASRFEVVPSQINYVIKTRFTASRGYIVESKRGGGGYIRIGRITFSDKHELVHDLIKNMGEQLSTTVFADILQLLFDEGLMTEREGNLFLATGSDDVLGKDADKIRARMMLQLLRRLDRKED; encoded by the coding sequence ATGGCGATGAAAAATACATCGGATTATATCGAGGAACATATCAAGGCCATTCTAGATCAAGTCAGTGTTGCTGAATTGCGTCGGAGTGAATTAGCCAGTCGATTTGAAGTGGTTCCGAGTCAGATTAACTATGTTATCAAAACACGATTTACTGCAAGCCGTGGCTACATTGTAGAAAGTAAGCGTGGCGGAGGAGGGTATATTCGTATTGGTAGGATTACCTTCTCGGACAAACATGAATTGGTACATGACCTAATAAAAAATATGGGTGAGCAATTATCAACAACGGTATTTGCTGATATATTACAATTGTTGTTTGATGAAGGCTTGATGACAGAACGCGAAGGAAATTTGTTTTTAGCAACGGGTTCCGACGATGTCTTGGGGAAAGACGCGGATAAAATTCGAGCGCGAATGATGCTGCAACTACTCCGTCGTTTAGATAGGAAAGAGGATTAA
- a CDS encoding elongation factor Ts, translated as MAEITAALVKELREKSGAGVMDAKKALVETEGDIEKAIELLREKGMAKAAKKADRVAAEGLTGVYVDGNVAAVVEVNAETDFVAKNAQFVELVNTTAKVIAEGKPADNEAALKLTMPSGETLEEAYVNATATIGEKISFRRFALVEKTDAQAFGAYQHNGGRIGVISVVDGGDETLAKQISMHIAAMKPTVLSYTELDEQFVKDELAKINHKIEQDNESRAMVDKPALPLLKYGSKAELTDEVIAAAEEAIKAELTAEGKPEKIWDKIIPGKMDRFMLDNTQVDQAYTLLAQVYIMDDSKTVEAYLNSVNASVVEFARFEVGEGIEKASNDFEAEVAATMAAALGK; from the coding sequence ATGGCAGAAATTACAGCAGCTCTCGTTAAAGAATTGCGTGAAAAATCAGGTGCTGGCGTTATGGACGCTAAGAAAGCGTTGGTTGAAACTGAAGGTGATATCGAAAAAGCGATTGAATTGCTTCGTGAAAAAGGTATGGCTAAGGCAGCTAAGAAAGCTGACCGTGTAGCAGCTGAAGGTTTGACAGGTGTTTACGTTGACGGTAACGTTGCAGCAGTTGTTGAAGTAAATGCTGAAACTGACTTTGTTGCGAAAAACGCTCAATTCGTTGAATTGGTAAACACTACTGCTAAAGTAATTGCAGAAGGTAAACCAGCTGACAACGAAGCAGCTCTTAAATTGACTATGCCTTCAGGTGAAACCCTTGAAGAAGCATACGTAAATGCAACTGCAACAATCGGTGAGAAAATCTCATTCCGTCGCTTTGCTTTGGTTGAAAAAACAGATGCTCAAGCATTTGGTGCATACCAACACAATGGTGGCCGTATCGGTGTTATCTCAGTTGTTGATGGTGGTGACGAAACTCTTGCAAAACAAATCTCAATGCACATTGCTGCAATGAAACCAACTGTTCTTTCTTACACTGAATTGGATGAGCAATTCGTTAAAGATGAGTTGGCAAAAATCAACCACAAGATCGAACAAGACAACGAAAGCCGTGCAATGGTTGACAAACCAGCATTGCCATTGTTGAAATATGGTTCAAAAGCTGAATTGACTGACGAAGTGATTGCAGCAGCTGAAGAAGCTATCAAAGCAGAATTGACAGCTGAAGGCAAACCAGAAAAAATCTGGGACAAAATCATCCCAGGTAAAATGGATCGCTTTATGTTGGACAACACTCAAGTTGACCAAGCTTACACACTTCTTGCTCAAGTTTACATCATGGACGACAGCAAAACAGTTGAAGCTTACTTGAACTCAGTGAACGCTTCAGTTGTAGAATTTGCTCGTTTCGAAGTGGGTGAAGGTATCGAGAAAGCTTCAAACGACTTTGAAGCAGAAGTTGCAGCTACTATGGCAGCAGCTCTTGGTAAATAA
- the rpsB gene encoding 30S ribosomal protein S2, whose amino-acid sequence MAVISMKQLLEAGVHFGHQTRRWNPKMAKYIFTERNGIHVIDLQQTVKLADQAYDFIRDAAANDAVILFVGTKKQAAEAVKDEAIRAGQYYINHRWLGGTLTNWGTIQKRIARLKEINRMEEDGTFEVLPKKEVVLLNKQRARLEKFLGGIADMPRIPDVMFVVDPHKEQIAVKEAKKLGIPVVAMVDTNTDPDDIDVIIPANDDAIRAVKLITAKMADAIIEGNQGEDSVVAVEAELAAEPASTESIEELVEVVEGK is encoded by the coding sequence ATGGCAGTAATTTCAATGAAACAACTTCTTGAGGCTGGTGTACACTTCGGTCACCAAACTCGTCGCTGGAATCCTAAGATGGCTAAGTACATCTTCACAGAACGTAACGGTATCCACGTTATCGACTTGCAACAAACTGTAAAATTGGCTGACCAAGCATACGACTTCATTCGTGATGCTGCAGCAAACGACGCAGTTATCTTGTTCGTAGGTACTAAAAAACAAGCTGCTGAAGCTGTTAAAGACGAAGCTATCCGCGCTGGTCAATACTACATCAACCACCGTTGGTTGGGTGGAACTCTTACAAACTGGGGTACAATCCAAAAACGTATCGCTCGTTTGAAAGAAATCAACCGCATGGAAGAAGATGGAACTTTCGAAGTGCTTCCTAAGAAAGAAGTAGTATTGTTGAACAAACAACGTGCACGTCTTGAAAAATTCTTGGGCGGTATCGCTGATATGCCACGCATTCCAGATGTAATGTTCGTTGTTGACCCACATAAAGAGCAAATCGCTGTTAAAGAAGCTAAGAAATTGGGTATCCCAGTTGTAGCGATGGTTGACACAAACACAGATCCAGATGATATTGATGTAATCATCCCAGCTAACGATGACGCTATCCGTGCTGTTAAATTGATCACAGCTAAAATGGCTGACGCAATCATCGAAGGCAACCAAGGTGAAGACAGCGTTGTAGCAGTTGAAGCTGAATTGGCAGCTGAGCCAGCATCTACAGAATCAATCGAAGAATTGGTTGAAGTTGTAGAAGGTAAATAA
- the rpmG gene encoding 50S ribosomal protein L33 has protein sequence MALKKASLACTVCGSRNYSINLSSNPKPTRLEVNKFCKHCGQYTVHKETR, from the coding sequence ATGGCACTAAAAAAAGCAAGTTTAGCCTGTACAGTTTGTGGCTCTCGAAATTATTCGATAAACCTTTCGAGCAATCCCAAACCAACACGGTTAGAAGTAAATAAATTTTGTAAACATTGTGGTCAGTACACTGTTCACAAGGAAACCCGATAG
- a CDS encoding penicillin-binding protein, with product MDDLQHQPIEVPDDFQSDNDDRPSRSRRGNRGHSDKPKKESRIPEPVRKFWRRYQLTKIVLILIGIMVLTVGGYLFFLAKTANVGDLQEALKATTIIYDKDGAEAGTLSGQKGTYVELDAISDNLENAVIATEDRSFYKNSGINYQRTILAVLTLGRSGGGSTITQQLAKNAFLTQEQTISRKAREFFLALEINKKYSKQEILTMYLNNAYFGNGVWGVEDASQKYFGISASDLTIEQSAVLAGMLKGPEIYNPYYSLENAINRRDTVLQNMVNAGYIDQATADAGFQVDLASQLADTYTGKQDNYSYPSYFDAVIAEAIDRYGLKESDIINNGYRIYTEMDQNSQASMQVIFNDKTMFPTSSYDGTSAQAASVALDPTTGGVRALVGRVNSSEDAVFRTFNFATQAKRSPGSTIKPLVAYAPAVAAGWAIDTPLDNHTETYGDYTLHNYDYSTSDTIPMYQALALSYNLPVAYIVNTLGIDKAFEFGQKFGLDMENVEKVLGASIGSGVETNPLQMAQAYSAFANDGVMKDAHLITRIETASGKVLAQHRETSTKVIDRSVADKMTSMMLGTYTNGTGVSADATNYYLAGKTGTTETSFDVNLVNDQWYIAYTPDLVISQWVGFEQTDENHYIDSSSYWMAPTVFRTVADAILPNTAGTAFDVENAFVQNGIVAIQEEDTSASDSVVTSDQVQDITTQAQDLIEKTKQQILDANIPERAKTLWDTVRSLFE from the coding sequence ATGGACGATTTGCAACATCAGCCGATTGAAGTTCCAGATGATTTTCAATCTGACAATGATGACAGACCTAGCCGTAGTCGCAGGGGAAATCGTGGTCATTCAGACAAACCAAAGAAAGAGTCTCGCATTCCAGAGCCGGTTCGTAAATTTTGGCGGCGCTATCAACTGACAAAAATAGTTTTGATCTTGATAGGGATAATGGTTCTTACGGTAGGTGGTTACCTATTCTTTCTTGCAAAGACTGCGAATGTTGGGGATTTGCAGGAAGCATTAAAGGCTACAACGATTATTTATGATAAGGACGGTGCTGAAGCAGGGACCTTATCTGGTCAAAAAGGGACTTATGTAGAATTAGATGCTATTTCTGATAATCTTGAGAATGCTGTGATTGCTACAGAAGACAGAAGTTTTTATAAAAACTCAGGGATAAACTATCAACGAACCATCTTAGCTGTTTTGACCTTGGGGCGTTCAGGTGGTGGTTCAACGATTACCCAGCAGTTAGCTAAAAATGCATTTTTGACACAAGAGCAGACCATTAGTCGAAAGGCTAGAGAGTTCTTCCTAGCCCTTGAAATCAATAAAAAATACAGTAAGCAAGAAATACTTACAATGTATCTCAACAATGCCTATTTTGGTAATGGGGTTTGGGGAGTTGAAGATGCTAGTCAAAAATATTTTGGTATTTCTGCTAGTGACTTGACGATTGAACAATCAGCTGTTTTAGCAGGGATGCTTAAAGGTCCAGAAATTTATAATCCCTATTATTCCTTAGAAAATGCAATCAATCGCCGAGATACAGTCTTGCAAAATATGGTCAACGCTGGCTATATTGATCAGGCAACTGCCGATGCAGGTTTTCAAGTCGATTTAGCGAGCCAGTTAGCAGATACCTATACTGGTAAACAAGATAACTATTCTTATCCATCTTACTTTGATGCGGTTATTGCTGAAGCGATTGATCGCTATGGCCTTAAAGAATCAGATATTATTAATAACGGCTATCGAATATATACCGAAATGGACCAAAATTCTCAAGCGAGTATGCAGGTTATCTTCAATGATAAAACTATGTTCCCGACTTCAAGTTATGATGGAACCTCGGCTCAAGCTGCTAGTGTAGCTTTGGATCCTACAACTGGCGGTGTTCGAGCCTTAGTTGGGCGCGTGAATAGTTCGGAAGATGCTGTGTTTCGAACATTCAACTTTGCGACTCAAGCTAAGCGTAGTCCCGGTTCAACCATTAAGCCCCTTGTTGCCTATGCGCCAGCGGTAGCAGCGGGTTGGGCAATTGATACACCTTTGGATAACCATACAGAAACCTATGGGGATTATACCTTACACAACTATGACTATTCAACTTCGGATACCATTCCAATGTACCAAGCTTTAGCTTTATCTTACAATTTGCCAGTTGCATATATTGTAAATACCTTGGGGATTGACAAAGCTTTTGAATTTGGTCAAAAGTTTGGTCTTGATATGGAAAATGTTGAAAAGGTACTTGGTGCGTCAATCGGATCAGGGGTGGAAACGAACCCCTTGCAAATGGCTCAGGCCTATAGTGCTTTTGCAAATGATGGTGTAATGAAGGATGCTCATCTAATTACACGTATTGAAACAGCGAGTGGAAAGGTATTGGCTCAGCATCGCGAGACAAGTACAAAAGTAATTGACCGCTCGGTTGCAGATAAAATGACCTCTATGATGCTTGGGACTTATACGAATGGTACAGGTGTATCTGCAGATGCGACGAATTACTATCTTGCAGGAAAAACGGGAACAACCGAAACAAGTTTTGATGTCAATCTTGTTAATGACCAGTGGTATATTGCTTATACACCTGATTTGGTTATCAGTCAGTGGGTTGGTTTTGAACAGACGGATGAGAATCATTACATTGATAGCAGTAGCTACTGGATGGCTCCAACAGTCTTCCGTACAGTAGCTGATGCGATTTTGCCAAATACAGCAGGGACTGCCTTCGATGTGGAGAATGCGTTTGTTCAAAATGGTATTGTAGCGATTCAAGAAGAGGATACAAGTGCTTCAGATTCGGTCGTTACCTCTGATCAAGTGCAAGATATTACTACTCAAGCACAGGATTTGATTGAAAAGACAAAACAACAAATCCTAGATGCCAATATTCCAGAACGGGCGAAAACGTTATGGGATACGGTAAGAAGTTTGTTTGAGTAG
- a CDS encoding NAD(P)/FAD-dependent oxidoreductase: MTQVYDITIIGGGPVGLFAAFYAHLRQAKVKIIDSLPQLGGQPAILYPEKTILDIPAFPSLTGQELTNNLLAQLSTFETTICLNETLTAIEPGEVISLTTTKGIHQTKTLLIAMGGGAFKPRPLEIEGADSFENVHYHVSNIQQYADKDVVILGGGDSAVDWSLAFEKIAKTTHIVHRRDNFRALEHSVEELKQSSVTIHTPLVPKGLSGENGKASAIHFDKVKSEDKLTLPFDHLFVNYGFKSSVGTLKEWGLELNRHRIVVNSKQETSVTGIYAIGDCCFYEGKIDLIATGLGEAPTAVNNAMNYLNPNEKVQPKHSTSL; the protein is encoded by the coding sequence ATGACACAAGTATATGATATTACCATTATTGGTGGCGGACCCGTTGGTCTATTTGCCGCCTTCTATGCCCATCTCCGCCAAGCTAAAGTCAAAATCATTGACTCCTTACCACAGCTTGGGGGCCAACCGGCTATTCTCTATCCAGAAAAAACAATTTTGGATATTCCAGCCTTCCCTAGCTTAACAGGACAAGAATTAACCAATAACCTCCTTGCCCAACTCTCAACTTTTGAGACAACCATTTGCCTCAATGAAACTCTGACTGCCATTGAACCAGGAGAAGTTATTTCCCTGACAACCACCAAAGGCATCCACCAGACAAAAACTCTCCTTATCGCCATGGGAGGTGGCGCCTTTAAGCCTCGTCCACTGGAAATCGAGGGAGCAGATAGCTTTGAAAACGTTCACTATCATGTATCCAATATCCAACAATATGCTGACAAAGATGTTGTCATCTTAGGTGGAGGAGACTCCGCGGTTGATTGGTCATTAGCTTTTGAGAAAATCGCTAAGACTACTCACATTGTCCACCGTCGCGACAACTTCCGCGCCCTTGAACACAGCGTAGAGGAACTCAAGCAGTCTAGCGTCACCATCCATACACCACTTGTCCCTAAAGGGCTTTCTGGGGAAAATGGCAAAGCTTCTGCCATTCATTTCGACAAGGTTAAGAGCGAGGACAAGCTCACCCTGCCTTTCGACCACCTCTTTGTCAACTACGGTTTTAAATCATCCGTTGGAACGCTAAAAGAATGGGGCTTGGAGCTCAATCGTCACCGCATCGTTGTCAATAGCAAACAAGAAACTTCTGTTACAGGTATTTATGCCATCGGTGACTGTTGTTTCTATGAAGGCAAGATTGACCTGATTGCGACTGGTCTTGGCGAAGCCCCAACCGCCGTCAACAATGCCATGAACTACCTCAATCCAAATGAAAAAGTGCAACCTAAGCACTCAACCAGTCTGTAA
- a CDS encoding RluA family pseudouridine synthase, producing the protein MKIDIRISQAFPQLSVKEVLEDYFLIPRKIRHFLRTKKHVRVNGELINWQSSIAAGDLLELTFDQEDYPEKSIPLGQADMVEELYQDEHMIIVNKPEGMKTHGNEPTEIALLNHVSAYVGQTCYVVHRLDMETSGAILFAKNPFILPILNRLLEDKVIYRDYLALSQGKLKKTDWTITDKIGRDRHDRRKRVVDNHKGQAALTQVHLLKTIGKNSLVACRLQTGRTHQIRVHLAHHGHALIGDPLYSRVSAPRLMLHAQKLSLTHPLTLEKISVEARSESFEEVLKM; encoded by the coding sequence ATGAAAATTGACATTCGCATTTCCCAAGCATTTCCACAACTCTCTGTTAAAGAAGTCTTGGAAGATTATTTTCTTATTCCTAGAAAAATCCGCCATTTCCTCCGCACCAAGAAGCACGTCCGTGTCAACGGTGAGTTGATAAACTGGCAGAGCTCCATTGCCGCAGGTGATTTGCTCGAATTGACTTTTGACCAAGAAGACTATCCTGAAAAAAGTATTCCTCTGGGACAGGCGGACATGGTGGAGGAACTTTATCAGGATGAACATATGATAATTGTCAACAAGCCAGAAGGTATGAAGACCCACGGTAATGAGCCAACGGAAATCGCCCTGCTCAACCATGTATCTGCCTATGTTGGCCAGACCTGCTATGTGGTCCACAGACTCGATATGGAAACCAGTGGAGCCATACTCTTCGCCAAAAATCCCTTCATCCTGCCCATTCTCAATCGGCTTTTAGAGGACAAGGTTATCTACCGTGACTACCTAGCCCTCTCTCAAGGAAAGTTAAAAAAGACCGACTGGACCATTACCGACAAGATTGGACGGGACCGACACGATCGCAGAAAGCGAGTGGTTGACAACCACAAAGGACAAGCAGCCTTAACTCAAGTCCATCTCTTGAAAACCATTGGCAAAAATAGTTTGGTCGCCTGTCGCCTCCAGACTGGGCGGACACATCAGATTCGTGTGCATCTAGCCCACCACGGTCATGCTCTAATCGGCGACCCGCTTTACAGTCGAGTCTCCGCCCCTCGTCTCATGCTCCATGCCCAAAAACTCAGCTTAACCCATCCGCTAACTCTGGAAAAAATCAGCGTAGAAGCAAGGTCGGAGAGTTTTGAGGAAGTATTGAAAATGTAA
- the nusG gene encoding transcription termination/antitermination protein NusG encodes MYDSFDKGWFVLQTYSGYENKVKENLLQRAHTYNMLENILRVEIPTQTVQVEKNGEVKEVEENRFPGYVLVEMVMTDEAWFVVRNTPNVTGFVGSHGNRSKPTPLLEEEIRQILVSMGQTVQEFDIDVKVGDTVRIIDGAFTDYTGKITEIDNNKVKMVISMFGNDTIAEVNLSQIAEL; translated from the coding sequence ATGTACGATAGTTTTGATAAAGGTTGGTTTGTTTTGCAAACTTATTCTGGTTATGAAAATAAAGTAAAAGAAAACTTACTCCAACGTGCGCATACTTACAATATGCTGGAGAATATTCTTCGTGTAGAAATTCCGACTCAAACAGTACAAGTTGAGAAAAATGGCGAAGTTAAGGAAGTGGAAGAAAATCGCTTCCCGGGCTATGTATTGGTTGAAATGGTCATGACTGATGAAGCTTGGTTTGTGGTGCGTAATACTCCAAACGTAACTGGTTTCGTGGGCTCGCACGGGAACCGTTCAAAACCAACGCCACTTTTGGAAGAAGAAATCCGTCAAATCTTGGTATCAATGGGTCAAACTGTACAAGAATTTGATATTGATGTGAAAGTTGGTGACACTGTTCGCATTATTGACGGAGCCTTCACAGACTACACCGGTAAAATCACCGAGATTGATAACAATAAGGTCAAAATGGTTATCTCTATGTTTGGTAATGATACCATTGCCGAAGTTAACTTGAGCCAGATTGCTGAGTTGTAA
- a CDS encoding thiol reductase thioredoxin, whose protein sequence is MDFKTYIQDFITIDVEQAQTLLSAKEGGILFIGRATCPYCNRFAPKLHKVAKEKQVPIHFLDSSQASPELQALRDHYQVPTVPGLLVAKADGVQVRCDSSMTEKEITAFIQD, encoded by the coding sequence ATGGATTTCAAAACGTATATTCAAGATTTTATTACAATTGACGTGGAGCAGGCCCAAACTTTGCTTTCAGCAAAAGAGGGAGGCATCCTCTTTATCGGACGCGCAACCTGCCCTTACTGCAATCGGTTCGCGCCAAAACTACATAAGGTAGCCAAAGAGAAGCAAGTACCTATTCACTTCCTCGACTCTAGTCAAGCCAGCCCTGAACTCCAAGCCCTACGCGACCACTACCAAGTTCCTACGGTCCCTGGACTCCTCGTCGCAAAAGCAGACGGTGTCCAAGTCCGTTGCGACTCTAGTATGACAGAAAAAGAAATCACAGCGTTTATACAAGATTAA